AATCTCGAACTGGTCGTTGTACGCGGTATTGGCCGGGCGCACCTGCGGGATGCGCTCGCGCGCCCGCAGCGTCTTCAGCTCGGCGAGCGTGAAATCCTCGGTGAACCAGCCCGTCAACTGCGCGCCGTCGATCGTCTTGGTCGCCTTGCGGCTCGCGAACTGCGGCAGCGCGGACACGTTCGTCGTGCCCGAGATCTCGTTTTCGTGGCGCGCGACCAGCACGCCGTCGCGGGTCGACACGAGGTCGGGCTCGATCACGTCCGCGCCGTCCTCGATCGCCTTGCGGTACGACGCCAGCGTGTGTTCGGGGCGCAGCGCGCTCGCGCCGCGATGGCCGACCACCTGGACCTTCGCGGAAATCGGCTGCGTGGGATCGCGCGTCAGATCGTCGTCGCCGCCGCACGCGGCGAGCAGGCACGCGGCGGCACAGGCGAACGGGACGTAGCGCAGGGAGGTCGGGCGCTTGAGGAGCATGTTGATGAACCTTCGAAACGGAGTCGGAAAGGAGTCGGAAAAGGGCGCTCGCGCCGGCGGCCCGGCGGGGAGCCCGGGCTGAACGGAGTCGAACGGTGCGCGATCGTCGCATCGAATAATTACATATGTATTACTTCTGCCTTTCCGTTTTGTTTTGAAGGCGCGACGTGCAGGGCAGCGCGAGTGACGGCGGGCTGCTGCGCACCACATTCCGGCCGTCGCAACGAGTTCGTGCGCCGGATGCACTAAACTTGCGGGAATTTTGCATCGCCGCAGCGGGGCCGACGCCCGCCTGGCGCGACGATGCGGCGACTCGCGGGCCGGCGCGGGCGCCCGGCGCCCGTGTGCGTCGGGGCCCGCGCCGGCCGATTTTTCCCGACCCATGACGACCCATACCGATCCCGCCTATCTGCTCGGCGAGCTGCTGAAGAACGTTTCCCGCTCCTTCTACCTGACGCTGCGCGTGCTGCCCGACGGCATGCGCGACCCGGTCGGCCTCGCGTATCTGCTCGCGCGCGCGGCCGACACGATCGCCGACACGGCGCTCGTCGCGCCCGATCGCCGCGCGGCGCTGCTGACCGACCTGCGCGACGACATCGAACGGCTCGGCGACGGCGCGGCGCTGTCGCGTTCGCTCGAGGACGTGACGCGGATGCAGACCGATTCGCACGAACACCTGCTGCTCGGTTCGATGGCGCCGATGCTCGCGCTGCTGCGCGCGCAGCCGGAGGCCGATCGCGCGTCGATCCGCAAGGTCGTCGCGACGCTCACCGCGGGGATGGAGTTCGACCTGCGCACGTTTCCGCACGAGCAGTCGGGGCAGGTCGCATCGCTGCCCACGCGCGACATGCTCGACCGCTACACGTACCTGGTCGCCGGCTGCGTCGGCGAATTCTGGACCGACATGACGGGCGCGCACACGCGCGCCGCGCGCGGCTGGGATCTGCCGCACATGCGCGAGAAGGGAATCCGTTTCGGCAAGGCGCTGCAGATGACCAACATCCTGCGCGACTGCGCGAAGGACCTGCGCATCGGCCGCTGCTACCTGCCCGACGACGTGCTGGGCGCACACGGGCTCGTGGTGGCCGACCTGATGCAGCCGGAAGCATCGGAACGTGCGCGCGGCGTGCTGGTCGACCTGCTGCGCGTCGCACTCGACCAGTATCGCGACGCCTGCCTGTATACGCTCGCGATTCCGCGTCGTTTCGTGCGGCTGCGGCTCGCCTGCCTGTGGCCGATCATGATCGGCCTCGAAACGCTCGAACTGCTGGCCGGCCACGCGGCGTGGCTCGACCCGGCGAAGCCGGCCAAGGTGCCGAGAAAGCGCGTCTACCGGATCATGGCGGCGTCGCTCGCGCTGGTCGGCTCGAACACGGCGGTCCGTTCGCGTCTGACCGCGCTCGCCGATGCGGTGACCGCGCAGCTCGCGCGCCCCGCCACGCAGCACTGAAGACCGCCGGCGCGGCAGGCGCCGGCATCGCCTCCGGCCCGCGTCCGTCGGGCCGTTCCCGTCCGGCCTCCGGCACGCCGGCTAAAAACGTTTTCATGATTTCGTGTCTCGAAATGTGGGTGTCACGAACGTGGGCGATCCTGCGCGGCGGCGTGAATCGCGGCGTCAGCTTCGATCGCGCATTTGTAAGACCTTTTTGTGCCGAAGGCGTCTGACGACATTGGACGGTCGTGGTGCACCCGTAAAAATGTAAAGCTAGGGTTTTCACCGGCAAATGCCGGAAACGCCCGCCGCACAAGCTTTTCGGGCTGTCATGTAACCGTTTGGTGAACCTGCGCGTTGCGTCGATCATACGATGACCGACTGCACATGTTGGGAAACAATTGGTAATCCGTCAGAATCGCGTCGGCATGTACTCGCACATGTGTCGGTCATAAAACCACACCAGAAAAGAAACATTCTTTGAGGACGGAGAATCAATGAAAAAGCGCGTCGCTTTCGCCATGACGGCAGTCGGTCTCGCAGCCGCTACCGCCGCCCACGCCCAGAGCAGCGTGACCCTGTACGGTATCGTCGACAACGGTATCGCTTGGCAGAACAACTCGTCGGCAGTCGGCGCAACCTCGGGTGGTCACTCGAAGGTGCAGATGTCCACCGGCGTGTGGGCAGGCAGCCGCTTCGGCCTGAAGGGCAGCGAAGATCTCGGCGGCGGCACGAAGGCGATTTTCCAGTTGGAAGCCGGCGTCAACACGGCTAATGGCTCGTCGCAGTGGACCAACGGCATCTTCACGCGTCAGGCATGGGTTGGCCTGACCAACGCCACGTACGGTACGCTGACGGCCGGCCGCCAGTACACCGCGTACTACACGCTGCTGTCGCCGTACAGCCCGACGACCTGGCTGACCGGTTACTACGGCGCGCACCCGGGCGATATCGATTCGCTGGATACCAGCTACCGCGCGAACAACTCGCTCGTCTACATGTCGCCGAAGTTCTACGGCTTCACGGTCGGCGGTTCGTACTCGTTCGGCGGCGTCGCAGGCGCGACGAACCGCGGCTCGACGTGGAGCGCGGCGATCCAGTACCTGAACGGCCCGGCAGGCATCGCGGTCGGCTATCAGAAGGTCAACAACTCGACGCTCGGCGGCGGCGTGTGGGGCGCGAACTCGACGGTCCAGAACGGCCTGACGGCAGCGGGCGACGGCAACCAGCCGGCAGTCTCGTCGATCAACAACGGCTACGCGACCGCGCAATCGCAGCAGCGTATCGCCGTGACGGCGGGCTACCAGTTCACGCCGGCATGGGATATTTCGGCGTCGTACTCGAACGTCCAGTACACGCCGGGCACGGGTTCGTTCTTCCGGAACAAGGCAATCTTCAACACGGCTGGCGCCGTGCTGCACTGGAAGGCAGCTGCTCAGTGGGACTTCGCGGCAGGCTACTCGTACACGGCCGCAACGCAGTCGAACGGCATCACGAGCTCGGCCAAGTACCACCAGGTCACGCTGTCGCAGTACTACAGCCTGTCGAAGCGCACGGGCCTGTACGCGGTTGAGGCTTACCAGCACGCAAGCGGCAACACGCTGAACGGCCGCGGCAACGCAATCATCTCGGCGACCACGTCGATCGGTGACGGCGTGGGCGCAGGTTCGAAGCAGAACCAGATCGGCGTCGGCGTCGGCATGATCCACCGCTTCTAAATGTCGCGCGGCGCGCGAGCGCCGCTCACGGCATGCGGTATGAAAACCGGCCTTCGGGCCGGTTTTTTCGTTTACGTCGCGAGCCGATGCACGATCCGTCGGATCACTGATCGATCGGCGACTTCAGCGGCTGATGCTCGCCCGTCAGCCCGAACACCACGAGCTGCGCGGGCTCGGTCGCGCTCGCGTTGCGCGACACCTGATGGCGCGAGCCAGGCGGCTCGTACCAGCCTTCGCCGGCGCGATAGCGGCGCAGCGGGCCGCCGTTCACCTGCGACAGCACTTCGCCTTTCGACACGACGGCGAACACCGAGCCGAGGTGCTTGTGCGCTTCGGACGCCTGACCGGGCGCATAGTCGACCGTCGCGACGACCACCAGTTTGCCGGGCGCCTCGGGCACGGCTTGCTGCATGATCGCGTGCACGCTGTCGGCGGCGTCGTGCGCATGGGCGGCGGCCGGCAGCGCCGCGGCCAGCACGAGCCCGGCGTACAGCGCGACGCGATGGAGCGGAGAGCGGATCATCGTCGGCTCCTCACTCGGGCATCTTGCGGAACGCGATCGCGAAGCGGTTCCACGAGTTGATCGTCGCGATCAGCATCGACAGGTCGAACAGCTCCTCGTCGGTGAAATGCGGCTTCACGGCTTCCCAGACGGCGTCGGGCACGTGGTTGCTGGCCACCAGCGTCAGCGCCTCGGTCCATTCCAGCGCCGCGCGTTCGCGCTCGGTGAAGAACGGCGTTTCGCGCCACGTGACGACGGTCGCGAGACGGCGGTCGGTTTCGCCGCCCTTGCGCGCGTCGGTCGTGTGCATGTCGACGCAGAACGCGCAGCCGTTGATCTGCGACGCGCGCAGGCGGACGAGTTCGGCGAGCGGCTTCTCGATCGAGCTCTTCGCGAGGAATTCCTCGGCGTTGCGCATCACCTTGATCGCATTCGGGCTGGCGGCATAGAAGTTCAGGCGCGGTTGCATGGCAGGTCCTTTTCGGTTGGGTAGCGCCGGGGTGGCGCGACAGGACCTACTTTACGAGTCGCACTGGCCTGCTTGAATAGCCAATTTCATGGAAATTCAGGTAACCAGCGGCGACCCACCCACCGTGCCGGCATCCAGCAATCCCGCCACCTTCGCGAGCGCCGTGTCGATGCGCAGCGCGTCGATCCCGCCATAGCCGAACAGCAGCCCCGGGCGCACCGGCACGCCCACGTGGAACGCGGAGATCCCGTACAGGCCGATGTCTTGCGCCCGTGCGGCGCGGACCAGCGCCGCTTCGTCGAGCCCCGGCTTCAGGTGCGCGGCGAGATGAATGCCGGCGGTCGGCACGATCGCATCGAACCACGGCGCGAGTGCGCCGCGCAGGTGCGCGACCAGCATCTTGCGGCGCGCGTCGTAGTGCTTCTGCACGCGTTTCAGGTGCCGCGCGAAATCGCCTTCGTGCATGAAGCGCGCGAGCGCCGCCTGCGTCAGCGTGCAGGTGTGCCAGTCGACGATCTGCTTCGCCTTGGCCAGCGCGCCGCGCAGCGCGCGCGGCGGAATCGCGTCGCCGATCCGCAGTTCGGGAAAGATCGTCTTCGAGAACGTGCCGACGTACGCGACGAGGCCCGTGCGGTCGAGGCTCTTCAGCGATTCGACCGGCCGGCCCTCGAAGCGGAATTCGCCGTCGTAATCGTCCTCGATGATCACCGCGCGGCGGCGCTGCGCCCATTCGAGCAGCGCGACGCGGCGCTCGAGCGTCATCGGCATGCCGAGCGGGAACTGATGCGACGGCGTCACGTAGACGAGCCGCGCGTCGTCCGGCAGCCGTTCCGTGACGAGTCCCTGGGCATCGACCGGCACGCCGATCACCGTCGCGCCGAGCGACGCGAACGCGGCGCGCGCGGGCGGATAGCCGGGGTCCTCGACCGCGACGACGTCGCCCGGCCGCACGACGACGCGCGCGAGCAGGTCGAGCGCCTGCTGCGCGCCTTGCGTGACGAGCACGTCGTCCCAGCTGCAGGCGACCGCGCGGCTGAATCCCGCGTAGCGCGCGATCGCGCCGCGCAATTGCGGATCGCCGGCCGGATCGTGGTACTGGCCGGGGCCGCGCGCCTGCTGGCGCAGCGCGTGATGCAGGCAGCGCCGCCATGCGTCGAACGGGAACAGCGTCTTGTCGGTCACGCCGCCGCGAAAGTCGAAGCCGGGCGAATCCTGCGGCGCGGGCATCGCGAGCGCGTCGGGCAGGTCGTTCCACAGCGCGCGCGCATCGACCGCATCGATGCGCGGCCGCTCGTCGACGATCGACGGCGCCGATGTCACCGCGGCGTGCGGCACGCGCGCGAGGCCGTCGGCGACGAACGTGCCGTCGCCGATGCGCGTAGTCAGGTAGCCCTCGGCCACCAGGCGCTCGAATGCGTCGAGCGTCGTCTTGCGCGACACGCCGAGTTGTTTCGCGAGATCGCGCGTCGACGGCAGCCGCGCACCGCCTTCGAGACGCCCGTCGACGATCGCGGTGCGCAGTTGCCGGAAGATTTGCCCCGTCAGGTCGTGACGGCCTTCGATGCGGATCGCGATGTCCATCGCAGTGGTTACCTCGATTCGTGTGATTTCACCTCGATCAGCATACCGGAACTCGACCGCGCCGGCGGCGGTTCCGGGCTCGCACCCGCACCGGCCCTCGCGCGATTGGACCGCCGTGCGCTGCTGCCTTACGATCCACCACAAACCTCACCGCGGAGCAACCTCATGCTGTCCGAAGACGAACTGGCGCTGCTCGACGCGATCCGCGCCACCGGCAGCCTGTCGCGTGCCGCCGCGCGGCTCGGCAAGGCGCCGTCGACGGTGTCGCATGCGGCGCGCCAGCTCGAAACGCGGTTCGACGCGCTGCTGTTCGACCGGCGCGGCTACCGGCTGCAGCTCACGCCGGCCGGACAATTGCTGACCGACGAGGCGGCGCGGCTGGCGCTCGACGTCGCCCGGCTGACGCAGCGCGTGCGGCAGGTCGCGAGCGGCTGGGAGGACCGGCTGTGGATCGTCAGCGACGAGGTGCTGGAGTTCGATACGCTCCTGCCGGTCGTCCGCGCGTTCGATGCGCTCGATTCCGGCGTGTCGCTGCGTTTCACGCACGAGGTGCTTGGTGGAACCTGGGAAGCGTTGCGCGACGGCCGCGCGGATCTGGTCGTCGGCGCGACCAACGAGCCGCCGGCGATGCCGGGCCTCAAATGGTTCGAACTCGGCGCGATGGAGTGGGTGTTCGCGGTGTCGCCGCGCCATCCGCTGGCGGCCGCGAGCGGGGTGCTGACGCGCGACGCGATCGGTGCGCACCGCTCGGTCGTCGTCGCCGATTCGTCACGGCGGGCAGCCGGCCGCGCGTATGGCCTGCTCGGCGGGCAGGCGGTGCTCGCGGTGCCGTCGATGCGCGCGAAGATCCTTGCGCAGCGCGATGCGCTCGGCGTCGGCTGGGTGCCGCGCCGGCGCGTCGCGTCGCTGCTCGCGCGCGGCGAACTGGTCGAGAAGCAGACGGCCGATCCGCGCGAGCCGAATCTGCTGTACGTCGCGTGGCACGGCGATCGTGACGGCCGCGCGCTGCAATGGTGGCTGGAGCAACTGCGCGAGCCGCGGCTCGCGCGGCGGCTGCTCGACGGGATCGATGTGATCGGGTGAGCGTGATCGGCTGAGCGCGCTCGCTCAAACATGTTCGACGTTTTCGAACAGGTCCGTCGTGCCCGTCGCACGGCAAGGCCGCGCGACGCGCGCATCCTGTGTTCACGGTCAACTCACCGGTTCACAGGAGAACATCATGCAACGCTTCGAAGGAAAGACGGTCCTCGTCACGGGCGGCAACAGCGGCATCGGCCTGGCGGCCGCCAAGGGGTTCGCGGCCGAAGGCGCGCGAGTCATCATCACCGGGCGCGACGCCGAAACGCTGGAAGCCGCCCGTCAAACGCTCGGCGAAGGCGCGCTGGCGATTCGCAACGAAGCCGGCAGCGTCGTGTCGGCTCGCGCGCTGGCCGACGCGCTTGCCGCCGCCGGCGTGCGGCTCGACGCCGTATTCGTCAACGCGGGCGTCGCGAAACTCGCACCGTTCGCCGACAGCGACGAAGCGATGTGGGATCTCGTGTTCAACACCAATGTGAAGGGCGCGTATTTCCAGATCCAGTCGCTCGTGCCGCTGCTGAATCGCGGCGCATCGATCGTGATCAACGGCTCGATCAACGCGCATATCGGGATGCCCGGCTCGTCGGTGTACGCGGCGAGCAAGGCGGCCGTCAATTCGTTCGCGAAGACGCTGTCGACGGAACTGCTGCCGCATGGCGTGCGCGTGAACGTGGTGAGCCCGGGGCCCGTGCAGACGCCGCTGTACGGCAAGCTCGGGCTCGACGCGGCGACGCTCGACGCGACGGCCGACAAGATCAAGGGCCTCGTGCCGATCGGCCGGTTCGGCACGCCGGACGAAATCGCGTCGACGGTGCTGCACCTGAGCGCGCCGGAATCCGCGTTCATCGTCGGCGCGGAAATCATCGCGTCGGGCGGGATGGGGTTGCTCTAAAGGGGCGACGCGTGCGGGGCCCGTAACCGGCGATGCGGGGCGACCGGCCCCGTCACCTGCACCTATCGTGACGCACAGGCGCCGCGCGTGTCGTCGCCGGTTTTCAACTGCGTCACCGTCAACCCCGCGAACGTCGCGCGGCCTTGCTCGGCGAACACGGCCACGCGATCCGCGTCGAGCGGCGGAAAGATCAGGTCCGTCAGCGCGACGCGGCCGCCGTTCGCGAATACTTCGACCGAGCCGCGATCGACGACGATTTCGAGCCGCAGTTGCCCGTGTTCGAGCGGCAGATCGACGATGTGTTCGCGGCTGAACGTGCCGGCGAAATTCGCTTCGCCGGATTGCGCACGGTCGAGCGTCAGCGTGCGCTTCGCCGTGTCGTACACGATCCGGGTGCCGATCGAGCCGTCGGCCGAGCGCCGGACGATCAGGCCCGCGCGCGCGGCACGCTGCGGCGAGATCGTCACCGTGATGCGCTGGACGACGCCGCGCGTCGCGGCCGACAGCGCGCGGGTAGCGGAGTCGACCGTCAGGTCGCCTTCATGCACGGCGGGCCGGCCGTCGGCCCATGCGTCGAAGGCGGCGGCCGGCGCGACGATGAGGGTCGGCTCGCCGTCGATCGTCTTCAGCGACAGTTCGCGCGGCAGCGTGGTCGCGCCGCGCCATGGGGTGGTCGGCACCTTGGCCGCGTAATCCCAGTTGCTCATCCATGCGATCGCGACCGGCCGGGCGCCGGGTGCGCCGGAGAACGTGCCGGCCGCGTAAAAATCGGCGCCGTGATCGACCCAGCGGAATTGCGCGGGGTCCGAACCGGCGGGCGCGACGCGGTCGGGCACGAACGTGCGGCCGTCGAAGTTGCCGACGAAGTACATCGCGCCGGAACCGCCGGCGATCGACCACGGATTCACGTTGACGATCATCACCCACTTGATGCGGCGGGGATCGCCGTCGAGCGGCAACGGTACGAGATCCGGCATTTCCCACAGCGCGCCCGCATGCGGCACGTCAGGCAGCGTGAAGTCGCTCAGGAACGACCAGTGGATCAGGTCGTCGGAACGATAGAGCTTCACGACGTGCGCGTCGGCAACGACCGTCGTCATCAACCAGTAGCCGCCCGCCGCATACCACGACACTTTCGGGTCACGAAATTCCTTCGATTCCGGATCGAGCGTCAGCACCGGGTTGTGCGCATACGGCTGCCAGGTCGTGCCCTGATCGAGGCTGTACGCGAGCGATTGCGCCTGGATGCCGGGCGCGTGACCCGAGCCGGGCTTGTAGACGCTCGTATAAAGCGCGACGAGCGGCGTGTGGCCCGGCGTGCCGAGGCCGGACGTGTTCAGGGTGTCGGCGACGATCGAGCCGGAGAAGATTTCCTCGGTGGCGTTCGCGCGCATCGCGACCGGCTGCTCGCGCCAGTGGACGAGGTCGGTGCTGGTCGCGTGCCCCCACGACATGTTGCCCCAGTCGTTGCCGAGCGGGTTGTACTGATAGAACAGGTGATAGCGGCCGTTCGCGTAGACGAGCCCGTTCGGATCGTTCATCCAGTTGCGTTGCGGCGTGTAGTGGAGGGCGGGCCGCCATTGCGGCGTGCCGTTGTCGGGCGGCGCGTGGCACGGCGCGGCGACGGCCTGCGTGCAGGCCAGGCAGGCGAACAGCAGCCGGACGAGCCGGACGAAAAAGCGGAAAGACGTCGAATTCATGCGGGACCAGGCGCTTCGTCGGGCGAAGCGGGAAAGGGCGCAGGCCGTTTGCAACGACGGCCTGCGCAACGGTCAAAGGAAAAGTCGAAAGAAAAAGAGGAGGCGCATACGCGACACGCGCGATACGCACCTCCTGAACCTCGTGCCTTTATCGACGATGGTTATTTTGGGTTGCCTAGTTGCCCTGGCCGTTGCCGTCGTTGTGGCCGGCCCCCGTCGCCGGCAGGTTCGCCGGGATGTCGCCGTAGCCGCCGAGGCCGCCGCGTCCATACGTGCGGTCGACCGCCGTCGACGTGCCGTTGATGTTCACCTTCACCGTGGGCGCGAGCGTGCCGCCGCGGCGCGGGCCGATCGCATCGATGAACGACTCGACGAGCCCGCCCGGCATCACGTAGTGCGAATACGACTGGAATTCGCGCGGGTTCTGGTTCGGGTCCTGCGAGTACGGCGCGCCGGCCGGTGCGGAGAAGTCGGTCGGGTTGCCGAGCACGAGGCCGCTGCCGCCGTTCAGCGGCAGGAAGTCGCTGCGGATGCCGTTGCCGACGAAGCCGTACACGCCATCCGGGCCGTCGACGCCGGCCGCCATCGTCGTGCGGTGGCTGATCGTGAACAGGTAGTACTTGCCGTCCTTCAGGTAGATCTGCGGGCGCTCGGTCTGGTCGTCGACGCAGTTCGCCGACAGGATCGGCGGCAGGAACTTCCACGCGGTCAGTTGCGGGTTCGTCGCGACCGCCAGGCCGACGTTGGCCTTTTGATACACTGCGCCCGAATTCATCACCGCGTTGAGATCTTCGCGGTTCGGATCGTTCGGCGCGTAGCCGAGATCGGCCTCGGTGCAGGTGCGCGCGCCGCGCGGGCCGCCGGTGTTGCCTTCGAACACCATGTAGGTCTTGCCCGGATGCGCGGGGTCGGTGAACACGAACGGATCGCGGAACGAGAAGTAGGTGTTCTGCTGGCCGGTCTGGTAGTAGTTGCCGTCCGGCTGCAGCAGCGCCTTGTGATCGTCGAAGCCGGTGAACCACACGTGCTTGTCGTCGGCGTGGATGTTGCCGTCGGCGCGCGTGATGATCGCCTGCGGCGGCGTGATGTCGGCGCCGCCGGGCGCCGAGCGGTTGAACGACGTCGCGGTGTAGTAGAGGCTGACGTTGCTGCCGTTCGTGAGGCGCGCGGAGCCCGACCATTCGGCGTTGTTGGTCATCGGCGCGGTGCCGAACACCCGGGCGCTCGCGCCGTCGGGGAACAGGTGGCCGCCCCAGGTCCAGCCGCCGTTCGCGGGGCGCTGCGACGCGGGGATGCCGGCCCGGCGATAGAAGAAGCCGATGCGGGCGTGGACGTGACGGTCGTCGAACGTGTAGCCCGCGTGCGGATCGGCGGTGAGCGAGAAGATCACCTCCCAGCCCTTGTAGCTGAGCTGGTTCGCGCGCAGGTCGGCCAGCGGCCATGTGTCCCACACCCACACGTTCGAGTTGATCAGCGGGAAATCCTGCGGGATGTCCGGCATCGTCAGCGCTTGCGGCAGCGAGTTCTTGTCGGCGCCGGCGGTGTGCGACTGCGCGACGATCTGGCGGATGTCCGCCCGCGTCCAGCGCATCGTGAAGTTGCCTTCGGGATCGTAGGCTTGCTGGGTATGGGGCGTGGGCACGGGCGCGCCCGTGCCGCCGGACTGCGCGTGCGCGACGGACGCGAAGGCGGCGAGTGCGCCGCCAGCGAGAAGCAAACGTTTGGCCGCGACCGGACGGAAAAGGGGAAAGTATGTCATCTCGTCGTTGTTTCCTGGAAAGGTGAAAGTGAACGGCTGAGTGGGCATCGATGTCCAAACCGGTTTGGATGCTATTTCAAACCGGTTTGGAACGCAAAAGATATTTATTTGACGGTAATCGTTACCAATTGGAAATAATTACCCGGTCGGCGCGTCCCGGGCTTCGGGCAGCCGGCCGGATCGACGCATGCGAGGAGTGACGGTGAAGGTGAATCTGAAGGCGCTGTCGGAAGCGCTCGGCCTGTCGCGGACGACGGTCAGCCGCGCGTTGAACGGTTACGACGACGTGAGCGAGGCGACGCGCGAGCGCGTGGCGAAGGCCGCGCGGGAAATGGGCTACGTGGCCGATCCGACCGCGCGCCGGCTCGCGACCGGGCGGGCCGACATGATCGGGATCATCTATCCGTTCGGCGCCGGCGATCTCGGCGATCCGCGGTTCGGCGAGGTCGTGGCGGGCATCACCGAGCGGCTCGCCGAGCGCAATCTCGATTTCATCATCGCGTCCGCGCGACCGAACGCGGAACTGGACACCTATCGGCGGATCGTCGACGGCAAGCTCGTCGACGGGTTGATCGTCGCGCGCACGCGGGTCGACGATCCGCGGATCGCGTACCTGCAAGCGAGCGCGTTTCCGTATGTCGCGTACGGTCGCACGCAGGCCGCCGGCCCGTACGCGTGGTTCGACTTCGACAACGAGGCGGGCGCGCGCGACGCGGTGCGCCGGCTGATCGGCTTCGGGCATCGGCGCATCGCGATGATCAGCGCGCCGCTGGCGCTGAATTTCGCTGCGCAGCGGCGTGCCGGTTATCTGTCGGCCTTGCGCGAAGCCGGTATCGACGCCGATCCGGCGCTGCTCGTCGAGAGCCCGTTCACGCACGACGGCGGGCAGCAGGCGGTGCGGGCGTTGCTCGCGCTCGCCGAGCCGCCGACCGCGCTGCTGGTCGACAACAACATCGCGGGCAGCGGCGCGTTTCGCGCGCTGGTCGACAGCGGGCTGCGCCTGGGGGCGGACCTGTCGCTGATCGTCTATGACGGCGTGCCGCCCGATATCGCGCACCCG
This is a stretch of genomic DNA from Burkholderia cenocepacia. It encodes these proteins:
- a CDS encoding glycoside hydrolase family 68 protein, translating into MTYFPLFRPVAAKRLLLAGGALAAFASVAHAQSGGTGAPVPTPHTQQAYDPEGNFTMRWTRADIRQIVAQSHTAGADKNSLPQALTMPDIPQDFPLINSNVWVWDTWPLADLRANQLSYKGWEVIFSLTADPHAGYTFDDRHVHARIGFFYRRAGIPASQRPANGGWTWGGHLFPDGASARVFGTAPMTNNAEWSGSARLTNGSNVSLYYTATSFNRSAPGGADITPPQAIITRADGNIHADDKHVWFTGFDDHKALLQPDGNYYQTGQQNTYFSFRDPFVFTDPAHPGKTYMVFEGNTGGPRGARTCTEADLGYAPNDPNREDLNAVMNSGAVYQKANVGLAVATNPQLTAWKFLPPILSANCVDDQTERPQIYLKDGKYYLFTISHRTTMAAGVDGPDGVYGFVGNGIRSDFLPLNGGSGLVLGNPTDFSAPAGAPYSQDPNQNPREFQSYSHYVMPGGLVESFIDAIGPRRGGTLAPTVKVNINGTSTAVDRTYGRGGLGGYGDIPANLPATGAGHNDGNGQGN
- a CDS encoding substrate-binding domain-containing protein; this translates as MRGVTVKVNLKALSEALGLSRTTVSRALNGYDDVSEATRERVAKAAREMGYVADPTARRLATGRADMIGIIYPFGAGDLGDPRFGEVVAGITERLAERNLDFIIASARPNAELDTYRRIVDGKLVDGLIVARTRVDDPRIAYLQASAFPYVAYGRTQAAGPYAWFDFDNEAGARDAVRRLIGFGHRRIAMISAPLALNFAAQRRAGYLSALREAGIDADPALLVESPFTHDGGQQAVRALLALAEPPTALLVDNNIAGSGAFRALVDSGLRLGADLSLIVYDGVPPDIAHPYRVTAVVQPTGHASGRALAELMLRLLDDGVCNQRLEAPAIEAGDTDGPLRG